Proteins from a single region of Pungitius pungitius chromosome 4, fPunPun2.1, whole genome shotgun sequence:
- the serf2b gene encoding small EDRK-rich factor 2 → MTRGNQRELARLKNAKKNPDQGKPKKGEEGLSAAARKQRDAEIMQQKQKKSDGGGKEETKSK, encoded by the exons ATGACGA GAGGAAATCAACGTGAGCTTGCACGTCTGAAGAATGCCAAAAAAAATCCCGACCAGGGTAAACCCaagaagggggaggaaggactctctgctgctgcacggAAGCAGAG GGATGCCGAGATAATGcaacagaagcagaagaagtcGGATggaggggggaaggaggagaccAAGTCCAAGTAG